The Candidatus Izemoplasma sp. genomic sequence CACGACGAAGTCTTGTACATTGCTTGCTTCATCTGTTTTAGAATAATGATTTGCGAAGTAGAATCCATTTGCGACATCAGCGTAGTCTGCTTCAATACCATCCCAACCATCACCGCCAATAAATGGTAAGTCTAACCCTAAGGTATCTGCTTGAGTTAAAATCGCGCCAACTTCTGCAACGTATGCTGGTAAGAATACAGCGTCATATGATCCATCTTTGATATTTGTCAATAATGCACTATAATCATCATCTTGTGCGCCAAACTCAAATCTATCATATGACAACCCGCGTGCATCAAACTCATCCATAAAGGCTTGAGCTAATCCTTGAGAATACGCATCGTCTCGGTTATACATGACAGCGGCATTCGTAACATTTAGTTCAGTGTTCGCAAATATTGCGGCGGTACTTCCTTGATAGGAATCGGAATAACACGCTCTAAATACGTTCGGTGCATCTAATGTCACGGTATCATTTGTTGCAGTTGGTGTTAAAATTGGTATATTGTCTTGTACAGCCAACCCTTTAATAGCTAATGTGACACTACTGAATGTTCCCCCGATTAATGCATGAATTTCATCTTGATCGCGTAAGCGATTATAGGCATTAACACCCTCAGTTGAATCACCTTTACTATCGTATGCGATGATATCAATATCTTTATCTAGCACACCGCCTGCCGCATTAATTTCTTTTGCTGCAAGTTTTGCCCCATTTTCAACCGCAAGCCCATACATTGAATATTGTCCTGTCA encodes the following:
- a CDS encoding ABC transporter substrate-binding protein, which translates into the protein MKKLLLIVSVVLLSATLTACGQTDDTVRLGVIGPLTGQYSMYGLAVENGAKLAAKEINAAGGVLDKDIDIIAYDSKGDSTEGVNAYNRLRDQDEIHALIGGTFSSVTLAIKGLAVQDNIPILTPTATNDTVTLDAPNVFRACYSDSYQGSTAAIFANTELNVTNAAVMYNRDDAYSQGLAQAFMDEFDARGLSYDRFEFGAQDDDYSALLTNIKDGSYDAVFLPAYVAEVGAILTQADTLGLDLPFIGGDGWDGIEADYADVANGFYFANHYSKTDEASNVQDFVVNYTAEYGEAPNALAALAYDAVYAMVEAIENADSLEADDLVTALSNLNFLDGVTGPITFDENGDPIKSITIIQVVDGVHEVFAKVEAGDE